From Juglans regia cultivar Chandler chromosome 8, Walnut 2.0, whole genome shotgun sequence, the proteins below share one genomic window:
- the LOC108991127 gene encoding pathogenesis-related protein PR-1, with protein sequence MRPSLILSVFLLVTVTSHNQQVTCQSSPASTTPVKRPENETIYKVSKQLCWGCVAESLQFLFAHNLVRAYKWEAPLMWDFQLEKYARWWGGQRKADCKLQHSFPEGEFKLGENIYWGQGSTWTPYDAVNTWAGEEKYYTYVTNTCVAGQMCGHYTQIVWRDTRRIGCARVVCDSGDVFMTCNYDPPGNYIGERPY encoded by the coding sequence ATGAGACCCTCTTTGATTCTCTCTGTCTTCCTCTTGGTTACAGTCACAAGCCACAACCAGCAGGTCACTTGCCAATCTTCGCCAGCATCCACAACTCCCGTAAAAAGACCAGAAAACGAGACCATATACAAAGTTTCTAAGCAACTATGCTGGGGTTGCGTTGCTGAGTCTCTGCAATTCCTGTTTGCACACAACTTGGTCAGGGCATACAAGTGGGAGGCACCGCTGATGTGGGATTTCCAGCTTGAGAAGTATGCAAGATGGTGGGGTGGACAAAGAAAAGCCGACTGCAAGTTACAACATTCTTTCCCGGAGGGTGAGTTTAAGCTTGGAGAGAATATATATTGGGGTCAAGGCTCGACCTGGACTCCATATGACGCAGTGAATACATGGGCTGGTGAAGAGAAGTACTATACCTATGTGACGAATACTTGCGTGGCTGGTCAAATGTGTGGGCACTACACCCAAATTGTGTGGAGGGATACAAGAAGAATTGGTTGTGCTCGTGTTGTTTGCGACAGTGGAGATGTGTTTATGACATGTAATTATGATCCACCCGGTAATTATATTGGCGAGAGACCATATTGA
- the LOC108991135 gene encoding CASP-like protein XL3 has product MRAGMELGLSEISVFLRLSAILFLVLTACLVGLDAQSKRIFYTERKATFKDLDALMVLVYVESAAACYNLLHLCKRSISTWFEGYSKWSLCVSWVILLVDQVAAYITFGANLAALQSAVFAVTGEKDFQWMKLCNRYSRFCIQIGGGLLGGFVASLLMALLSSISAFDLFRHYSPKRFLFLKSA; this is encoded by the exons ATGCGCGCGGGCATGGAGTTGGGGTTATCGGAAATCAGTGTTTTTCTACGGCTTTCTGCAATCTTGTTCTTGGTTTTGACGGCTTGTTTAGTAGGTTTAGATGCTCAATCCAAGCGTATCTTCTACACTGAGAGAAAAGCTACTTTCAAAGATTTGGATGCTCTCAT GGTTTTAGTGTATGTGGAATCTGCGGCTGCTTGCTATAATCTGCTTCACCTATGCAAACGTTCAATCTCAACGTGGTTTGAAGGATACTCGAAATGGTCTCTATGCGTATCTTGGGTTATTTTGCTGGTGGATCAG gtggcaGCTTACATTACGTTTGGGGCAAACTTGGCTGCACTTCAGAGCGCAGTTTTTGCAGTGACTGGTGAAAAAGATTTTCAATGGATGAAGCTTTGCAACAGATACAGCAGATTCTGTATCCAAATTGGTGGGGGTTTGCTCGGTGGCTTTGTGGCATCTCTGCTAATGGCACTCCTATCGTCCATCTCCGCCTTTGATCTGTTTAGGCACTATTCACCAAAACGATTCCTGTTCTTAAAGTCtgcatga
- the LOC108991134 gene encoding flavonol 3-O-glucosyltransferase F3GT2-like, protein MHDCHRTLICAETQTKSSTQIALCTSPLNKLLPTEDNHCNNPQSMEDNNNEVQKHVAVLAFPFGSHAAPLLSLVNAIAATAPFVKFSFFSTAVSNHSTFSCSANQVNNIKPYDVPDGLPEGYVVTENPIEPMELFLKATPGNFRSVTEAAAAEAGSKISCVMSDAFFAFAGKMAKEMDVPWVPFWTAGPHSLLLHVDTEVIRHTLGYTVRDSHEDKILDFIPGFSAVGVADLPEGIVFGNLESPFSKMLYDMGLALPQATAVAINSFEELDPVIGNELKSRFQKFLNIGPFPLTLSPPFTSDEHGCLHWLDMHKTASVAYISFGRVITLPPHELTAMAEALEATGIPFLWSFRGNIEGKLPEGFMERTSSSRGKFVPWAPQMQVLEHRSVGVFVTHCGWNSVLESIAARVPMICRPVFGDQKLNRRIVESVWGIGVGIEGGVFTKDGAVKALELTLLSEQGKKMREKAEACFKRPALKAAGPDGSSRENFKTLVELITK, encoded by the exons ATGCATGACTGTCACCGCACATTAATCTGTGCAGAAACTCAAACGAAATCATCGACCCAAATAGCCCTTTGCACCTCTCCATTAAACAAATTACTACCTACAGAAGACAACCACTGCAACAATCCACAATCTATGGAAGACAACAACAACGAAGTGCAAAAACACGTAGCCGTGTTAGCGTTCCCATTCGGCAGCCATGCTGCCCCACTCCTCAGCCTCGTCAATGCAATCGCGGCCACAGCCCCGTTTGTGAAGTTCTCGTTCTTCAGCACGGCTGTATCCAACCACTCCACCTTCTCCTGTTCTGCTAATCAGGTGAATAACATAAAGCCCTACGACGTGCCCGACGGCTTGCCGGAGGGCTACGTGGTTACCGAGAATCCGATTGAGCCAATGGAGCTGTTTCTGAAGGCAACGCCGGGGAACTTTAGGAGCGTTACGGAAGCCGCGGCGGCGGAGGCGGGGAGTAAGATCAGCTGCGTTATGAGCGATGCGTTTTTTGCGTTTGCTGGAAAAATGGCTAAGGAAATGGATGTGCCTTGGGTCCCGTTTTGGACCGCCGGACCTCACTCCCTTCTCTTACACGTTGACACTGAAGTTATCCGGCATACACTAGGATATACAG TACGGGATTCACATGAAGACAAAATCCTTGATTTCATTCCTGGATTTTCCGCAGTAGGTGTAGCCGATTTGCCTGAAGGAATAGTGTTTGGAAACTTAGAGTCACCCTTTTCGAAAATGTTATACGACATGGGATTAGCACTGCCGCAGGCAACTGCTGTTGCCATAAACTCGTTCGAAGAGTTAGACCCAGTAATAGGGAATGAGCTCAAGTCAAGATTCCAAAAGTTTCTCAATATTGGTCCCTTTCCCCTAACATTGTCTCCACCATTCACTTCTGATGAGCATGGCTGCCTGCATTGGTTGGACATGCACAAAACTGCATCTGTTGCATATATTAGCTTTGGAAGGGTGATAACACTGCCGCCGCATGAGCTCACGGCAATGGCAGAAGCACTGGAGGCAACTGGGATTCCATTCCTTTGGTCATTTAGGGGCAATATAGAGGGAAAACTTCCGGAGGGATTCATGGAAAGGACGAGTAGTTCAAGAGGAAAATTTGTTCCTTGGGCTCCTCAGATGCAAGTCTTAGAACATCGTTCGGTAGGAGTGTTTGTGACACATTGTGGGTGGAACTCGGTTTTGGAGAGTATTGCGGCTAGGGTGCCCATGATATGCAGGCCAGTTTTTGGAGACCAGAAGCTGAACAGGCGGATTGTGGAGTCCGTTTGGGGCATTGGCGTGGGGATTgagggtggggttttcaccAAAGATGGAGCTGTAAAAGCCCTGGAATTAACTTTGTTGAGTGAACAagggaagaaaatgagagaaaaagctGAAGCCTGCTTCAAACGGCCAGCCTTGAAAGCTGCTGGACCGGATGGTAGCTCTAGAGAAAATTTCAAGACTCTGGTTGAGTTAATCACCAAGTAA
- the LOC108991143 gene encoding transcription factor MYB36-like, whose product MGRAPCCDKANVKKGPWSPEEDAKLKGYIEQYGTGSNWIALPQKSGLKRCGKSCRLRWLNYLRPNIKHGGFSEEEDNIICSLYISIGSRWSVIAAQLPGRTDNDIKNYWNTRLKKKLLGRRKESNMNRFSTMGAKDANGIEDNSYSQSLSSSALERLQLHMQLQTLQKPLSNFYNNPALWPKLHPLQEKMIRSLQYSLNENPSPLWQHDFPSPQPGQGQKVNFCEPGATGAIIPEGFAKISNTKANELDNSLHFTPSSDNSMAFVTGNNLMDSSSTYDPKADVMEQPNVLGVEVSAFQSELDDFLNNKTMVFVPQEDQVAGFDCLREINSSKDGVIWWSNDFDRKSSTSNSWDSTSVLQTDQPMFQDYELCYNL is encoded by the exons ATGGGTCGAGCTCCATGCTGTGACAAGGCAAACGTGAAGAAGGGACCATGGTCTCCTGAAGAGGATGCCAAGCTCAAAGGCTATATTGAACAGTATGGAACTGGAAGCAACTGGATTGCTCTTCCTCAGAAAAGTG GGCTTAAGAGATGTGGAAAGAGTTGCAGACTCCGATGGTTAAATTACTTAAGGCCCAACATCAAGCATGGTGGGTTCtctgaagaagaagacaacATCATCTGCAGCCTCTATATAAGTATTGGCagcag GTGGTCCGTTATTGCGGCCCAACTGCCTGGAAGAACAGATAATGACATCAAGAATTACTGGAACACAAGATTGAAGAAGAAGTTGCTCGGAAGGCGCAAAGAGTCTAACATGAATCGATTTTCAACAATGGGTGCAAAAGATGCAAATGGCATAGAAGATAACTCGTATTCACAATCCTTAAGCAGCTCGGCCCTTGAAAGACTTCAACTCCATATGCAACTTCAAACCCTCCAAAAACCTTTATCTAATTTCTACAACAATCCTGCGCTGTGGCCAAAGTTGCATCCCCTGCAAGAAAAGATGATCCGAAGCCTGCAATATTCTTTAAATGAAAATCCTAGCCCTCTGTGGCAACACGACTTTCCTAGTCCTCAGCCTGGGCAAGGACAAAAGGTCAACTTCTGTGAACCAGGCGCCACTGGTGCTATAATTCCAGAGGGTTTTGCAAAAATCAGCAATACAAAGGCAAATGAATTGGACAATTCTTTGCATTTTACTCCATCCTCGGATAATTCAATGGCCTTTGTCACAGGGAATAATCTAATGGACTCCAGTAGTACTTATGATCCTAAAGCAGATGTTATGGAACAACCTAATGTACTGGGAGTAGAAGTTTCAGCCTTCCAATCTGAACTCGATGACTTTCTTAATAACAAAACTATGGTTTTCGTACCACAGGAAGATCAGGTGGCTGGATTTGATTGTCTCAGAGAAATCAATAGTTCAAAGGACGGCGTGATTTGGTGGTCTAACGACTTCGACAGAAAATCTTCAACCTCAAACTCTTGGGACTCCACTTCTGTTCTTCAGACTGATCAGCCTATGTTTCAAGATTACGAACTATGTTACAATCTCTAG
- the LOC108991133 gene encoding pathogenesis-related protein PR-1-like has protein sequence MCICTCKLKSPLMKIVMKPSEFLQMRMYLCSTVTIFLLLISSTHAVTKQGQYLSLANQFLAPHNAARSTLRLRPLMWDPKLARYAQWYANQRRFDCALRHSNGPYGENIFWGSGNGWTPSQAVTAWVSERKWYNYRSNSCAGGQQCGHFTQIVWRTTRRVGCSRVICSGGRGVFMTCNYDPPGNYIGERPY, from the coding sequence ATGTGCATCTGTACATGCAAATTAAAGTCACCCCTCATGAAGATCGTAATGAAACCTTCGGAATTTCTCCAAATGCGCATGTATTTGTGCAGTACCGTCACTATTTTTCTCCTGCTAATCTCAAGCACCCACGCCGTCACAAAGCAAGGCCAGTACCTAAGCCTCGCAAACCAATTCTTGGCACCACACAATGCTGCTCGCTCTACCCTTAGACTGCGGCCATTGATGTGGGATCCAAAACTGGCACGCTACGCACAATGGTACGCCAATCAAAGGCGCTTTGACTGTGCCTTGAGGCACTCTAACGGGCCCTATGGCGAGAACATCTTCTGGGGAAGTGGCAACGGCTGGACACCATCTCAGGCAGTGACGGCATGGGTTTCGGAGCGAAAGTGGTACAATTACCGGTCAAACTCGTGCGCCGGTGGACAGCAGTGTGGGCATTTTACTCAGATAGTGTGGAGGACAACAAGGAGAGTTGGGTGCTCCAGGGTGATTTGTTCTGGTGGTAGAGGTGTGTTCATGACTTGCAACTACGACCCTCCTGGAAATTATATTGGCGAAAGGCCATATTGA
- the LOC108991145 gene encoding calmodulin-binding protein 60 B-like — MQTRYMERTKSMSRGKRSLEGGGGEDEQQERKRPALASVIVEALKVDSLQKLCSSLEPILRRVVSEEVERALAKLGPARLTGRSSPKRIEGPDGRNLQLLFKSRLSLPLFTGGKVEGEQGAAIHVILIDADTGCVVTSGPEASVKLDIHVLEGDFNNEDDEGWSQEEFESHVVKEREGKRPLLTGDLQVTLKEGVGTLGELTFTDNSSWIRSRKFRLGLKVASGFCEGMRIREAKTEAFTVKDHRGELYKKHYPPALDDEVWRLEKIGKEGSFHKRLNSKEIFTVRDFLRLVVRDQQKLRTILGSGMSNKMWDALLEHAKTCVTSGKFYVYFSDDARNMGAVFNNIYELRGLINGEQYLSANSLSDSQKVYVDMLVKKAYDHWDQVVEYDGKAPLSFKQNDRPSASRNELNMGPIDYSTALDHQLQIPHLPVPSEQPPMDSGLRVGGYNDNLATRYSAQSHIGNSISRVQFDSTSFAQHDHLLSNSHQDQSGRNDNTAVGLALGLPQSSTSGFETSNPTAQSSSLPPFDDWSQNQEKGVDEFFSEEEIHIRSREMLENEDMQHLLRLFSMGGHSSINMPEDGYSFSSYMPSPMPTFEEDRGRSGKAVVGWLKIKAAMRWGFFIRKKAAEKRAQIVELDDE; from the exons ATGCAGACTAGGTATATGGAGAGGACCAAATCTATGAGCAGAGGCAAGAGGAGTTTGGAGGGGGGAGGAGGAGAAGACGAGCAGCAGGAGCGTAAGCGGCCTGCTCTCGCTAG TGTAATTGTTGAAGCTCTGAAAGTGGACAGTCTACAAAAGCTATGCTCGTCTTTGGAACCTATTCTTCGCAGAGTT GTCAGTGAAGAAGTGGAGCGTGCCTTGGCAAAGTTAGGCCCTGCTAGACTTACTGGAAG GTCTTCCCCAAAACGAATTGAAGGTCCAGATGGACGAAACTTGCAGCTGCTCTTTAAGTCCAGATtgtctcttcctctcttcactGGAGGGAAAGTAGAAGGCGAGCAGGGTGCTGCGATCCATGTTATTTTGATTGATGCAGACACTGGTTGTGTTGTTACATCTGGACCTGAAGCCTCAGTCAAACTAGACATTCATGTGCTGGAAGGTGATTTTAacaatgaagatgatgaaggCTGGTCCCAAGAAGAATTTGAAAGCCATGTAGTGAAAGAGCGTGAAGGCAAGAGACCCTTGTTAACTGGGGACCTGCAAGTGACACTTAAGGAAGGGGTAGGGACATTGGGGGAGCTTACATTTACGGATAACTCAAGTTGGATAAGGAGCAGGAAGTTCAGGCTTGGCTTGAAGGTTGCCTCTGGATTTTGTGAGGGCATGCGCATACGAGAAGCAAAGACAGAAGCTTTTACTGTTAAAGATCACAGAGGGGAAT TGTACAAGAAACACTATCCACCTGCATTAGATGATGAAGTATGGAGATTGGAGAAAATTGGCAAGGAAGGGTCATTCCACAAGAGGCTGAACAGCAAAGAAATATTCACAGTTCGAGATTTTCTTCGGCTTGTGGTCAGAGATCAGCAAAAACTTCGAACT ATCCTCGGAAGTGGTATGTCAAATAAGATGTGGGACGCTCTCTTAGAGCATGCAAAGACTTGTGTCACGAGTGGGAAGTTCTACGTTTACTTTTCTGATGATGCAAGAAATATGGGTGCTGTTTTTAACAACATATATGAACTGCGTGGCCTTATTAATGGGGAGCAATACCTTTCTGCTAATTCTCTTTCTGATAGCCAAAAG GTCTATGTGGATATGCTGGTGAAGAAAGCATATGACCATTGGGACCAAGTTGTAGAATATGATGGCAAGGCACCCTTGAGCTTCAAGCAGAATGACAGGCCAAGTGCATCCCGGAATGAACTTAATATGGGCCCAATTGATTACTCTACTGCTTTGGATCATCAGCTGCAAATACCACACCTGCCTGTTCCTTCAGAGCAGCCTCCTATGGATTCTGGCTTACGTGTTGGAG GGTATAATGATAATCTGGCAACGAGGTATTCAGCCCAGTCACATATTGGAAATTCAATTTCTCGCGTCCAGTTTGACAGCACTTCTTTTGCACAACATGACCATTTGTTAAGCAACTCTCACCAAGACCAAAGTGGAAGAAATGATAACACTGCTGTTGGACTGGCCCTTGGTCTTCCACAATCATCCACGTCAGGATTTGAAACTAGTAACCCTACAGCTCAATCATCTAGTCTTCCTCCTTTCGATGACTGGTCCCAAAACCAAGAGAAGGGAGTTGATGAGTTCTTTTCAGAGGAAGAGATTCACATTAGAAGTCGTGAGATGCTTGAGAATGAAGATATGCAGCATTTGCTCCGACTCTTCAGTATGGGAGGTCATTCCTCAATTAACATGCCAGAGGATGGGTACTCATTCTCATCATACATGCCATCACCAATGCCAACCTTTGAGGAAGATCGTGGCCGATCTGGAAAAGCTGTTGTTGGGTGGCTGAAGATTAAGGCAGCAATGAGGTGGGGTTTCTTTATTAGGAAGAAAGCTGCTGAGAAGCGAGCACAGATTGTTGAGTTAGATGATGAGTAG